ATCGTCGTATCATTGCTGGCAATGATTTTGACGAAAAAATTAGCTCCGAGTTAGAATCATCCCAGATTATACTCCTACTAGTCAGTGCTCATTTTCTCGCTTCGGACTATTGCTATGAAAAAGAGATGACACGCGCGATAGAGAAACATGAAGATAAAAGCGCAGTAATTATTCCCGTTATTTTGCATCCTTGCGATTGGCATTCAGCTCCATTTGGCCATTTAAGAGCTACGCCGACAGATGGAAAAGCTGTTTCAATGTTCGCCAACCAGCACGAAGCCTTCGCCATTGTTGCTAAAGATGTTCGCGAAGCCTCTAAAATAATCCCAACGCCTCAATCAACCAAAAACTTTGAAGATTATGGTGTGAGACTCCAACCTAAAATCTTTCCAAAAGCTCGTTCGAGCAATTTAAGAATTAAAAGAAAATTCGATGATCACGAACGGGATGAATTTTTAGAAAATACCTACGAATACATAGCACGCTATTTTGAAGGATCACTGCAGGAACTTTCTGAAAGAAACTCACAAATTAAGAGTAGGTTCAAACGATTGAGTGAAACAAGTTTTGCTGCGTTTATTTATGATAGTGGTGAACGAGTCGCTGAATGCTCAGTTTATTATGGGGCGGCTACTTTTGGGTCCGCTGGAATAGCCTTCTCGCATTCTGGTGATGCCCCGATGAACAGTTTAAACGAATCACTTAGTGTTGTAGATGATGGGTTCACTCTTCAACTTAAACCATTAGGTATGCAGATGTTTAATAATCGTCGCGATGAAGCCCTGTCACAACAAGGGGCTGCAGAATATTACTGGAGTTTGTTTATTAAGCGATTGCAGGA
This is a stretch of genomic DNA from Deltaproteobacteria bacterium. It encodes these proteins:
- a CDS encoding toll/interleukin-1 receptor domain-containing protein; the encoded protein is MAKLFFSYSHKDEDLRNELETHLALLKRQGVISSWHDRRIIAGNDFDEKISSELESSQIILLLVSAHFLASDYCYEKEMTRAIEKHEDKSAVIIPVILHPCDWHSAPFGHLRATPTDGKAVSMFANQHEAFAIVAKDVREASKIIPTPQSTKNFEDYGVRLQPKIFPKARSSNLRIKRKFDDHERDEFLENTYEYIARYFEGSLQELSERNSQIKSRFKRLSETSFAAFIYDSGERVAECSVYYGAATFGSAGIAFSHSGDAPMNSLNESLSVVDDGFTLQLKPLGMQMFNNRRDEALSQQGAAEYYWSLFIKRLQERRVSR